The following are from one region of the Salvia splendens isolate huo1 chromosome 2, SspV2, whole genome shotgun sequence genome:
- the LOC121790504 gene encoding COP9 signalosome complex subunit 2, whose translation MGSDADMEDYGFEYSDDEPEEQDVDIENQYYNSKGLVETDPEGALQGFAEVVRMEPEKAEWGFKALKQTVKLYYKLGRYKEMMDAYRDMLTYIKSAVTRNYSEKCINNIMDFISGSAGQNFNLLQEFYQTTLKALEEAKNERLWFKTNLKLCKIWFDIGEYGRMSKILKELHKSCQKEDGTDDQKKGTQLLEVYAIEIQMYTETKNNKKLKELYQKALSVKSAIPHPRIMGIIRECGGKMHMAERQWPDAATDFFEAFKNYDEAGNQRRIQCLKYLVLANMLMESEVNPFDGQEAKPYKNDPEILAMTNLIAAYQRNEILEFEKILKSNRRTIMDDPFIRNYIEDLLKNVRTQVLLKLIKPYTRIRIPFISKELNVPEKDVEELLVSLILDNRITGHIDQVNRLLERGDRSKGMKKYTAIDKWNTQLKSLYQTVGNRVC comes from the exons ATGGGTTCCG ATGCTGATATGGAGGATTACGGCTTCGAATACTCCGACGACGAGCCCGAGGAACAGGACGTTGATATCGAAAATCAGTATTACAACTCTAAAG GGTTAGTCGAGACGGACCCTGAAGGGGCGCTTCAAGGTTTTGCTGAAGTGGTGCGTATGGAGCCGGAGAAGGCTGAATG GGGATTCAAAGCTTTAAAACAAACTGTTAAGCTTTACTACAAGCTTGGGAGGTACAAGGAAATGATGGATGCCTACAGGGATATGTTAACTTACATCAAGTCTGCAGTCACTCGAAATTACAGTGAAAAATGCATAAACAATATCATGGATTTTATCTCTGGATCTGCTGGTCAGAACTTCAATCTGTTGCAAGAGTTTTACCAAACGACCCTGAAGGCCCTTGAAGAGGCAAAGAATGAG CGGCTATGGTTCAAGACGAATCTAAAGTTGTGTAAAATATGGTTTGATATTGGTGAATATGGACGGATGAGTAAG ATTTTGAAGGAGCTTCATAAATCTTGTCAAAAAGAAGATGGCACTGATGATCAAAAGAAAGGCACACAGTTGTTGGAAGTGTATGCAATTGAAATCCAAATGTACACTGAaactaaaaacaataaaaaactGAAG GAATTATATCAAAAAGCACTATCTGTCAAATCAGCTATCCCTCATCCAAGAATCATGGGTATTATTCGTGAATGTGGTGGAAAAATGCACATGGCAGAGCGACAATGGCCGGATGCAGCCACTGATTTCTTTGAAGCTTTCAAAAACTATGATGAAGCTGGGAACCAGAGGCGCATCCAATGCCTAAA GTACTTGGTTCTAGCAAATATGCTGATGGAATCAGAAGTCAATCCATTTGATGGTCAAGAGGCAAAGCC ATACAAAAATGACCCTGAGATTCTAGCAATGACAAACCTAATCGCAGCATACCAAAGGAATGAGATCTTGGAGTTTGAAAAAATTTTGAAG AGTAACAGGAGGACAATTATGGATGATCCTTTTATTCGCAATTACATTGAAGATCTCTTAAAGAATGTGAGAACACAAGTGCTGCTCAAACTCATCAAGCCTTACACAAGGATTCGAATTCCCTTCATATCAAAG GAGCTTAATGTCCCAGAGAAGGACGTTGAAGAGTTGTTGGTGTCGCTTATTTTGGATAATCGGATTACTGGGCACATTGATCAAGTGAATCGGCTGTTGGAGCGTGGTGACAG ATCAAAAGGAATGAAGAAGTACACTGCAATAGACAAATGGAACACACAGCTAAAATCACTGTATCAAACTGTTGGAAACAGAGTATGTTGA
- the LOC121790519 gene encoding calmodulin-like, whose product MAVQLTDEQISEFKEAFSLFDKDGDGCITTKELGTVMRSLGQNPTEAELQDMINEVDADGNGTIDFPEFLNLMARKMKDTDSEEELKEAFRVFDKDQNGFISAAELRHVMTNLGEKLTDEEVDEMIREADVDGDGQINYEEFVKVMMAKKRQQRIKSSKRGMEKEYGNGNSSKNGGRKRGKLRECLIL is encoded by the exons ATGGCGGTTCAGCTCACCGACGAACAGATCTCCGAATTCAAGGAAGCCTTCTCTCTATTCGACAAGGATGGCGACG GTTGCATCACCACGAAGGAGTTGGGAACTGTGATGCGTTCTTTGGGGCAGAACCCGACTGAGGCTGAGCTCCAGGATATGATTAATGAGGTTGATGCTGATGGTAATGGGACGATTGACTTCCCTGAGTTCCTCAACCTGATGGCTCGCAAGATGAAGGACACTGATTCCGAGGAGGAACTCAAGGAAGCTTTCAGGGTCTTCGACAAGGACCAGAATGGATTCATATCTGCAGCTGAGCTCCGCCACGTGATGACAAATCTTGGGGAGAAGCTAACTGACGAAGAAGTTGATGAGATGATCCGTGAGGCTGACGTGGATGGCGATGGTCAGATCAATTACGAGGAGTTCGTCAAGGTCATGATGGCCAA AAAGAGGCAACAAAGGATAAAATCGAGCAAGAGAGGTATGGAGAAAGAGTATGGCAATGGGAATTCGAGCAAAAACGGCGGACGCAAGAGAGGCAAACTTCGTGAATGTTTGATTCTCTAA